Proteins encoded together in one Benincasa hispida cultivar B227 chromosome 1, ASM972705v1, whole genome shotgun sequence window:
- the LOC120077260 gene encoding uncharacterized protein LOC120077260 — protein MRSGKELPSDNQSPLDKPNEEAENNEDKSEAPPSTPKVSTPSLPSIEPYIPKALFPSRLARPKQEQRNEKLIEMLKKVQINIPFLNAIQQIPRYAKFLKKLCTKKRTGKDREKVVVSENISALLKHNIPEKCRDLGIFTLSCIIGNRVICHATFDLGASINVKPYHVYEDLKLNDLQKTVVCIQLADRSYIQPLGIVEDVLLQVKDLIFPVDFYILKMDEISTPSSSTILLGRPFMKTAKTKIDVDKGCLSIKSDGKVISFNIYDAMKFPEEYLSLCLIEAHDVLLLHDDNNNSSILVAPCIDLDSSDSHDLSFPVVNVQTIELKAFPIHLKYMYLGEGNTLPVIISRELMPAQKESLIETLKTYNEAVGWTLDDLKGVSPSLCMYWITLEEGAKPTVQHLRRFNPN, from the exons ATGAGAAGTGGTAAGGAGCTTCCATCAGACAACCAGTCTCCACTTGATAAGCCCAACGAAGAAGCTGAGAACAATGAGGATAAATCTGAAGCACCACCATCTACTCCCAAGGTAAGTACTCCTTCTTTACCTTCTATTGAACCTTATATTCCTAAAGCTCTGTTTCCTAGTAGGCTAGCAAGACCAAAACAAGAACAGAGGAATGAGAAGTTGATCGAGATGTTAAAAAAGGTTCAGATAAACATTCCTTTCTTGAATGCAATCCAGCAGATCCCTAGGTATGCTAAATTCCTAAAGAAGTTGTGCACTAAAAAGAGGACAGGTAAGGACAGAGAAAAGGTAGTGGTAAGTGAGAATATATCGGCTCTCCTGAAACATAATATTCCTGAAAAATGTCGAGACCTTGGTATTTTCACTTTGTCCTGCATAATTGGTAATAGAGTCATCTGTCATGCCACGTTTGATTTAGGAGCCTCTATTAATGTCAAGCCCTATCATGTTTATGAGGATTTGAAATTGAATGATTTGCAAAAAACTGTTGTATGCATCCAACTAGCTGATAGATCTTACATCCAACCCTTAGGGATTGTTGAGGATGTACTGTTGCAAGTTAAGGACTTGATTTTCCCAGTCGATTTCTATATACTAAAAATGGATGAAATTTCTacaccttcttcttctacaaTTCTATTAGGTAGACCCTTCATGAAAACTGCTAAGACAAAAATTGATGTTGATAAGGGTTGTCTTTCTATAAAATCTGATGGGAaagttatttcttttaatatatatgatgccatgaaatttcctgaggAATATCTGTCCTTATGTTTGATTGAGGCGCATGATGTGttgtt GTTgcatgatgataataataattctaGCATTTTGGTTGCCCCCTGCATTGATTTGGATTCGTCTGATTCACATGATTTATCTTTTCCTGTTGTTAAT GTACAAACGATTGAGCTGAAGGCTTTCCCTATCCATCTAAAATATATGTACCTGGGAGAAGGAAACACCCTTCCAGTCATAATCTCCAGGGAGTTGATGCCTGCCCAAAAGGAATCCTTAATTGAAACTTTGAAAACTTACAATGAGGCTGTTGGGTGGACTCTAGATGATCTCAAGGGAGTAAGCCCTTCGCTTTGCATGTATTGGATTACTCTAGAGGAAGGAGCCAAGCCCACAGTTCAACACCTCAGAAGGTTCAACCCCAACTAG